In Deinococcus aerophilus, a single window of DNA contains:
- a CDS encoding SufE family protein — MTSDSSPSAGPALPEKLQGIVSMFRSAPKSLRLQALLEYSRKLPPLPEKYVEHPEFMQPVPECTSPFFLVTEREEGNVKLHFKVPEEAPTVRGYAGILHEALDGQSPETILSVPDNFYMDMGLSELITPMRLRGMGAILMRLKREVSEPSAQVPTTGN, encoded by the coding sequence CCGGCCCTGCCCGAAAAGCTTCAGGGCATCGTGAGCATGTTCCGCAGCGCGCCCAAATCGCTGCGCCTGCAGGCCCTGCTGGAGTACAGCCGCAAGCTGCCCCCCCTGCCCGAGAAGTACGTGGAGCACCCGGAGTTCATGCAGCCGGTGCCCGAATGCACCAGCCCGTTCTTTCTGGTGACTGAGCGGGAAGAAGGTAACGTGAAGCTGCACTTCAAGGTGCCCGAGGAAGCCCCCACCGTGCGCGGCTACGCGGGCATCCTGCACGAGGCGCTGGACGGTCAGTCTCCCGAGACCATCCTCAGCGTTCCCGACAACTTCTACATGGACATGGGCCTGAGTGAACTGATCACGCCCATGCGTCTGCGCGGCATGGGGGCCATCCTGATGCGGCTCAAGCGCGAAGTTTCGGAACCAAGCGCCCAGGTCCCCACCACCGGCAACTGA
- the rdgB gene encoding RdgB/HAM1 family non-canonical purine NTP pyrophosphatase, producing MSVVVATGNAGKVREIEAALSGLGWEMRPLEGLPLPEETGATYEENAALKACTVALMGRTVALADDSGLEVEALGGEPGIYSARYGGRDSDLERSLYLLEKMRGHTNRRARFVSVVILAHPDGRVEAYRGELPGTLLEGPRGENGFGYDPLFVPDGETRTLAEMTLAEKQAISHRGRALEALKAAHAPHTG from the coding sequence ATGTCGGTGGTCGTGGCGACGGGCAATGCGGGCAAGGTGCGCGAGATCGAGGCGGCGCTCTCGGGACTGGGCTGGGAAATGCGTCCGCTGGAGGGCCTGCCGCTGCCCGAGGAAACTGGGGCGACCTACGAGGAGAACGCGGCGCTCAAGGCCTGCACGGTGGCGCTGATGGGCCGCACGGTGGCCCTGGCCGACGACAGCGGCCTGGAAGTGGAGGCCCTGGGCGGCGAACCCGGCATCTACAGCGCCCGCTACGGGGGCCGCGACAGCGACCTGGAACGCAGCCTGTACCTGCTCGAAAAGATGCGCGGCCACACCAACCGCCGCGCCCGCTTCGTGTCGGTGGTGATTCTGGCCCATCCCGACGGGCGCGTGGAGGCGTACCGCGGAGAGCTGCCGGGCACGCTGCTGGAAGGCCCGCGCGGCGAGAACGGCTTCGGCTACGATCCGCTGTTCGTTCCCGACGGCGAGACCCGCACCCTGGCCGAGATGACCCTGGCCGAGAAACAGGCCATCAGCCACCGGGGCCGGGCCCTGGAGGCCCTGAAGGCGGCGCACGCCCCCCACACCGGTTGA
- a CDS encoding dienelactone hydrolase family protein, with protein MSEILLFHHAQGLTRGVLAFAEQLRTAGHTVHVPDLYHGHTFDTLDEGIAYARSVGFQQLSEDGVRAAQGLPETLVYAGFSLGVSPAQRLVQTRPGAAGALLFHACFPVSEFGSWPHGVPVQVHGMENDPWFEEDAAAARELTDAAQGDLFLYPGSRHLFADRSLADHDAGAAELLMERVLEFLNRI; from the coding sequence ATGAGTGAGATCCTCCTGTTTCACCACGCTCAAGGGCTCACCCGGGGCGTGCTCGCCTTTGCCGAGCAGCTCCGGACTGCCGGGCACACGGTTCATGTTCCCGATCTTTACCACGGCCACACCTTTGACACCCTGGACGAGGGCATCGCCTATGCCCGGAGCGTTGGATTCCAGCAGCTTTCAGAAGACGGCGTGAGGGCGGCCCAGGGCCTGCCCGAGACCCTCGTGTATGCCGGTTTCTCGCTGGGGGTCTCCCCCGCCCAGCGGCTTGTTCAGACGCGCCCGGGAGCCGCCGGAGCCCTGTTGTTCCACGCCTGTTTTCCTGTCTCCGAGTTTGGATCGTGGCCACACGGCGTCCCGGTGCAGGTTCATGGCATGGAGAATGATCCCTGGTTTGAGGAGGATGCCGCGGCGGCCAGGGAACTGACCGATGCGGCCCAGGGAGACCTTTTCCTGTATCCAGGCAGTCGGCACCTGTTCGCGGACCGCAGCCTGGCCGATCATGATGCCGGGGCGGCTGAACTGCTGATGGAGCGCGTGCTTGAATTCTTGAACAGAATTTGA